A portion of the Lysinibacillus timonensis genome contains these proteins:
- a CDS encoding D-alanyl-D-alanine carboxypeptidase family protein yields MKTVRKTSLFNIFMIPILLLSLVVTTPISASAETDLGLNVDAAILIDAETGKILYEQNAEQALGIASMTKMMTEYILLDAIDEGTITWDQEYRVTEYTYQMSQNRALSNVPLRADGTYTIQELYEAMAIYSANAATAAIAETIAGTETEFINLMNQKAEELGLTEYKFVNSTGLNNADLNGKHPAGTGPDEENVMSAKDVAKLAYHLLKDHPEVLETSSIPKKTFREGTDDAIEMENWNWMLPGLVFEYEGVDGLKTGTTNFAGSCFTGTAERNGTRLISVVMNAVNEYGIDPVKKARFDATARLFDYGFGQFSKQEIVPANYVFEEQKSIAVTKGKADSVGIAVKEPISLMIKSNEKDLYKPKLILDTDTLEAEVQQGTVVGKVVLERTEGTDYGFIDGDNFTVDVVTTETVERASGFSLFFQAIGNFFASIWSGITGFVMGLFS; encoded by the coding sequence GTGAAAACAGTAAGGAAAACATCTTTGTTTAACATTTTTATGATTCCGATTCTGTTACTTAGCTTAGTAGTTACAACACCGATAAGTGCGAGTGCAGAAACAGATTTAGGACTTAACGTTGATGCTGCAATTCTAATTGATGCAGAGACAGGTAAAATTTTATATGAACAAAATGCGGAACAAGCTTTAGGTATCGCAAGTATGACAAAAATGATGACAGAATATATTCTGTTAGATGCTATTGATGAAGGGACTATTACTTGGGATCAAGAATATCGAGTAACTGAATATACATATCAAATGTCTCAAAATCGTGCACTGAGTAATGTGCCATTAAGAGCAGACGGTACATACACTATTCAAGAATTATATGAAGCAATGGCTATTTATTCTGCTAATGCTGCAACTGCTGCAATTGCTGAAACAATTGCTGGTACAGAAACTGAATTTATTAATTTAATGAATCAGAAAGCCGAAGAACTTGGCTTAACAGAGTATAAATTTGTTAATTCAACAGGCTTAAATAATGCAGATCTTAATGGTAAGCATCCTGCTGGGACAGGCCCTGATGAAGAAAATGTTATGTCCGCAAAAGACGTTGCAAAATTAGCATATCATCTATTAAAGGACCATCCAGAAGTATTAGAGACATCAAGTATTCCGAAAAAGACATTCCGTGAAGGCACTGATGATGCAATTGAAATGGAAAACTGGAACTGGATGTTACCAGGATTAGTGTTTGAATATGAAGGTGTAGATGGTTTGAAAACAGGAACAACAAATTTTGCTGGATCTTGTTTTACTGGGACTGCTGAACGTAATGGTACACGCTTAATTTCAGTCGTCATGAACGCCGTTAATGAATATGGTATTGACCCCGTTAAAAAGGCACGTTTTGATGCTACAGCGAGACTATTTGACTATGGTTTCGGACAATTCTCAAAACAAGAAATTGTGCCTGCGAATTATGTGTTTGAAGAGCAAAAATCAATTGCTGTTACAAAAGGGAAAGCCGATAGTGTTGGAATCGCAGTTAAAGAACCTATTTCATTAATGATTAAGTCGAATGAAAAAGATTTATATAAACCTAAGCTCATCTTAGATACTGATACTTTAGAAGCTGAAGTACAACAAGGTACTGTTGTTGGTAAAGTAGTATTGGAACGAACAGAAGGTACAGATTATGGGTTTATCGACGGCGATAATTTTACAGTGGATGTTGTGACAACTGAAACAGTGGAAAGAGCAAGTGGATTCTCACTTTTCTTCCAGGCAATCGGGAATTTCTTTGCAAGTATTTGGAGTGGAATTACTGGATTTGTTATGGGATTATTCTCTTAA
- the guaB gene encoding IMP dehydrogenase translates to MWETKFAKEGLTFDDVLLIPGHSEVLPKEVDLSVQLTPKVKLNIPIISAGMDTVTESKMAIAMARQGGIGIIHKNMSIEEQAEEVEKVKRSENGVITDPFFLTPSHQVFDAEHLMGKYRISGVPIVNNPEEQKLVGIITNRDMRFISDYSLKIEDVMTKENLITAPIGTTLDEAEQILQKYKIEKLPIVDESGKLTGLITIKDIEKVIEFPKAAKDHLGRLLVGAAVGVSNDTMARIAKLVEAQVDIIVIDTAHGHSRGVIDTVKQIRNAYPNLDIIAGNVATGEAARALYEAGADVVKVGIGPGSICTTRVVAGVGVPQITAVYDCATVAREVGKTIIADGGIKYSGDIVKALAAGGHVVMLGSLLAGTSESPGETEIFQGRRFKVYRGMGSLAAMEKGSKDRYFQEDAKKLVPEGIEGRLPYKGPLADTIHQLVGGIRAGMGYCGAPNLEDLRERSQFIRMTGAGLRESHPHDVQITKEAPNYSL, encoded by the coding sequence ATGTGGGAAACGAAATTTGCCAAAGAAGGATTAACGTTTGACGATGTTTTACTAATTCCGGGTCATTCTGAAGTACTACCTAAAGAAGTAGATTTATCAGTTCAATTAACACCAAAAGTGAAACTAAATATTCCAATCATCAGTGCAGGAATGGATACTGTTACTGAATCTAAAATGGCAATCGCGATGGCTCGCCAAGGTGGTATTGGTATCATCCATAAAAACATGTCCATTGAAGAACAAGCAGAAGAAGTTGAAAAAGTTAAACGTTCAGAAAATGGTGTCATTACAGATCCATTCTTTTTAACTCCTTCGCATCAAGTTTTTGATGCTGAACACTTAATGGGTAAATACCGCATTTCGGGTGTACCAATTGTTAATAATCCAGAAGAGCAAAAATTAGTTGGAATTATTACAAATAGAGATATGCGTTTTATATCTGATTACTCTTTAAAAATAGAAGATGTTATGACAAAAGAGAATTTAATTACTGCTCCAATAGGTACAACGTTAGATGAAGCAGAGCAAATTCTACAAAAGTATAAAATCGAGAAGTTACCAATTGTTGACGAAAGTGGTAAATTAACGGGTCTAATTACGATTAAGGATATTGAAAAAGTAATTGAGTTTCCAAAGGCTGCTAAGGATCATTTAGGTCGTTTATTAGTTGGGGCAGCAGTTGGTGTCTCAAACGATACAATGGCTCGTATTGCAAAACTTGTTGAGGCACAAGTCGATATTATTGTTATTGATACAGCACATGGTCATTCAAGAGGTGTAATTGATACAGTAAAACAAATTCGTAATGCGTACCCAAATTTGGATATTATTGCTGGTAATGTTGCAACAGGTGAAGCTGCACGTGCTCTATATGAAGCAGGAGCTGATGTAGTAAAAGTGGGTATTGGTCCAGGTTCTATTTGTACAACACGTGTTGTTGCAGGGGTTGGTGTACCTCAAATTACTGCAGTTTACGATTGTGCAACAGTAGCACGTGAAGTAGGTAAAACAATTATCGCAGATGGTGGTATTAAATATTCTGGTGATATCGTAAAAGCACTTGCCGCGGGTGGACATGTTGTAATGCTTGGTTCATTACTTGCTGGTACTTCTGAATCCCCAGGTGAAACTGAAATCTTCCAAGGTCGTCGCTTTAAAGTATATCGTGGTATGGGGTCACTTGCTGCAATGGAAAAAGGATCCAAAGATCGTTACTTCCAAGAAGATGCGAAAAAGCTAGTTCCAGAAGGTATAGAAGGTCGTCTTCCTTACAAAGGGCCATTAGCTGATACTATTCATCAATTAGTAGGTGGTATTCGTGCAGGTATGGGTTACTGTGGTGCACCTAATTTAGAAGATTTAAGAGAAAGATCCCAATTTATTCGTATGACAGGTGCTGGCCTTCGTGAATCTCATCCACATGATGTTCAAATTACAAAAGAAGCACCAAACTACTCTTTATAA
- a CDS encoding HD-GYP domain-containing protein → MNATYVNVDESHLGKTIAKDIFANTQYPIVNKNTIISEELLHVFKVFQISKILIYKENEIEKKNIEQNNLQLTDSTNNVIEIQVNPFETDYYEAVNQFKKEFMKWQSGSKVDIVKIRAIILPLIEKVLNDRSIIFDLNNYSNTKDYVYHHSVATGLISSIIAQRLGYELGVTIQIALAGILADCGMAKVPARILEKKHALNQNEYTEIRKHPIYSYQMVKDLPALKDTMKKAIIEHHERLDGSGYPRGLRIDEISTFSQILAVADTFHAMTSERIYRSKQSPFKVVEMIKENEFGKFDIKVVSALMNIVVELPIGTKIELSNLERGEVMFVNKYAPTRPLVKSMKTGTIIDLSKERNIYIKRILTN, encoded by the coding sequence TTGAACGCAACATATGTAAATGTCGATGAAAGTCATCTTGGAAAAACCATTGCAAAAGATATTTTTGCAAACACACAATATCCAATTGTAAATAAAAATACAATCATCTCAGAAGAACTATTACATGTGTTTAAAGTATTTCAAATTAGTAAAATTCTAATTTATAAGGAAAACGAAATAGAGAAAAAGAATATAGAACAAAATAATTTGCAATTGACTGATTCAACTAATAATGTGATAGAAATTCAGGTAAACCCCTTTGAAACGGATTATTATGAAGCAGTCAATCAATTTAAGAAAGAATTTATGAAATGGCAGTCTGGTTCTAAAGTAGATATTGTAAAAATAAGGGCAATCATTCTTCCTTTAATAGAAAAGGTGTTAAATGACCGTTCTATTATATTTGATTTAAATAATTATTCGAATACGAAAGATTATGTCTACCATCATAGCGTGGCAACAGGGTTAATATCTTCAATCATTGCACAAAGGTTAGGGTATGAATTAGGAGTAACAATACAAATAGCACTTGCAGGTATATTAGCGGATTGTGGTATGGCAAAAGTACCAGCCAGAATTTTAGAGAAAAAGCATGCATTAAATCAAAATGAATATACTGAGATACGTAAACACCCAATTTATAGTTATCAAATGGTGAAAGACTTACCTGCACTGAAGGATACTATGAAAAAGGCAATAATTGAACATCATGAACGGTTAGATGGTAGTGGTTATCCAAGAGGGTTAAGAATCGATGAAATCTCAACTTTTTCCCAAATTCTTGCCGTGGCAGATACATTCCATGCAATGACTAGTGAACGTATTTATCGATCAAAACAATCCCCATTTAAAGTTGTTGAAATGATAAAAGAAAATGAATTCGGTAAATTTGATATTAAAGTTGTTTCAGCATTAATGAATATCGTTGTAGAATTACCAATTGGAACAAAAATAGAATTATCAAATCTAGAAAGAGGAGAAGTAATGTTTGTAAATAAATATGCTCCAACTCGCCCTCTAGTAAAATCTATGAAAACTGGTACTATTATTGACCTATCGAAGGAACGTAATATATATATCAAACGTATTCTAACAAATTAG
- the asnB gene encoding asparagine synthase (glutamine-hydrolyzing) produces MCGIAGWVSFKENLLGKEKIIATMTETLLKRGPDDGRIFSSKHALLGHRRLAVIDLEGGKQPMTRSKNTSNYTMTYNGELYNTEEIRNELLARGYHFSTHSDTEVLLTSFIEWKEQCVDHLNGIFAFGIWDEKEETLTIFRDRLGVKPLFYAEVAGGLLFSSEIKAILSHPKVKAEINQEGLAEVLGLGPSRTPGNGVFKGISELKSGHALQFNRNGLKIWQYWDVESKEHKDSLEETIEHVRWLVTDAIERQLVSDVPLCTFLSGGLDSSIITAIAAKKYEAEGKRLHTYSIDYEDNEKFFAANDFQTSTDSFWIQKMTDAFNTNHHTSIISQQTLIDYLKEAVYMRDLPGMADVDSSLLWFCKEIKNHFTVSLSGECADEIFGGYPWFNHPHTEGFPWIRSSNERNMFLQEKWQEKLKIPDYVYSKYELTASETPKLFGESKEEEKRRELFYLNKNWFMSTLLDRKDRMSMGASLEVRVPFADHRIVEYAWNIPWEMKRVGNQEKGILRKAMEGVLPDEILYRKKNPYPKTYHPDYTNGVQRWLMDILRDKNSILHELFDANQLQKLVESKGSSFKVPWYGQLMAGPQLMAYLAQIHVWFEHYHIQLIES; encoded by the coding sequence ATGTGTGGAATTGCAGGTTGGGTTAGTTTTAAAGAGAATTTACTAGGAAAAGAAAAAATTATAGCAACTATGACAGAAACTCTATTAAAAAGAGGGCCCGATGACGGCAGAATCTTTAGTAGTAAACATGCTTTATTAGGACATAGACGATTAGCTGTTATCGATCTAGAAGGCGGAAAACAACCAATGACTAGATCAAAGAATACTTCAAATTATACAATGACATATAATGGGGAGTTGTATAATACTGAGGAAATTCGTAACGAGCTTTTAGCAAGGGGATATCATTTTTCCACACATTCAGATACGGAAGTGTTATTAACTTCTTTTATTGAGTGGAAAGAACAGTGTGTAGACCATTTAAACGGGATTTTTGCCTTTGGGATATGGGACGAAAAGGAAGAAACATTAACGATATTCCGTGATCGCTTAGGTGTTAAACCACTCTTTTATGCAGAGGTTGCAGGTGGATTATTATTCAGTTCTGAAATAAAGGCCATACTATCCCATCCAAAAGTTAAGGCAGAAATTAATCAAGAAGGTCTTGCTGAAGTACTAGGTTTAGGGCCGTCAAGAACTCCGGGTAATGGGGTATTTAAAGGGATTAGTGAATTAAAATCTGGGCATGCATTACAATTCAATCGAAATGGATTAAAAATTTGGCAATACTGGGATGTTGAAAGTAAAGAACATAAAGATTCGCTTGAAGAAACAATTGAGCACGTCCGCTGGCTTGTAACAGATGCTATAGAAAGACAACTTGTATCAGATGTACCTTTGTGTACTTTCCTCTCCGGTGGTTTAGACTCAAGTATCATTACCGCAATTGCTGCAAAGAAATATGAAGCAGAAGGTAAAAGGCTTCATACGTATTCCATTGATTACGAGGATAACGAAAAGTTCTTTGCCGCAAATGACTTCCAAACTTCTACAGATAGCTTCTGGATTCAAAAAATGACAGATGCCTTCAATACAAATCACCATACTTCTATTATCTCACAACAAACGTTAATTGATTATTTAAAGGAAGCAGTATATATGCGTGATTTACCAGGAATGGCTGATGTAGATTCGTCACTCCTTTGGTTTTGTAAAGAAATAAAAAATCATTTTACAGTTTCACTTTCTGGTGAATGTGCAGATGAAATATTTGGAGGGTATCCTTGGTTTAATCATCCGCATACTGAAGGCTTCCCTTGGATTCGATCCTCCAATGAACGGAATATGTTCTTACAAGAAAAATGGCAGGAAAAGTTGAAAATACCTGATTATGTTTATAGTAAATATGAATTAACGGCCAGTGAAACACCTAAGTTATTTGGAGAAAGTAAAGAAGAAGAGAAAAGAAGAGAACTGTTTTACTTAAATAAGAATTGGTTTATGAGTACTCTGCTAGATAGGAAAGATCGAATGAGTATGGGTGCTAGTCTTGAGGTGCGAGTTCCATTTGCGGATCATCGAATTGTAGAATATGCATGGAATATTCCTTGGGAAATGAAAAGAGTAGGCAACCAGGAAAAGGGGATTTTGAGAAAAGCGATGGAAGGCGTTTTGCCAGACGAAATATTGTATCGTAAAAAGAACCCTTACCCAAAAACGTATCACCCGGATTATACTAATGGTGTACAAAGATGGTTAATGGATATACTAAGAGATAAAAATTCAATTCTTCATGAGTTATTTGATGCAAACCAATTACAGAAGTTAGTTGAATCAAAGGGTTCATCATTTAAAGTTCCTTGGTATGGCCAATTAATGGCGGGCCCTCAGCTAATGGCTTACTTAGCACAAATACATGTATGGTTTGAACATTATCATATACAACTAATCGAATCATAA
- the gyrA gene encoding DNA gyrase subunit A has translation MSENQHSGVKQIKISEEVQTSFLSYAMSVIVSRALPDVRDGLKPVHRRILYGMHELGNYSDKPFKKSARIVGDVMGKYHPHGDSSIYDAMVRMAQDFSYRYMLVDGHGNFGSVDGDGAAAMRYTESRMSKIAMEMLRDINKDTIDYQDNYDGSEKEPVVLPSRFPNFLVNGASGIAVGMATNVPPHQLGETIDAVIALSENPSITTEELMEVIPGPDFPTGGIILGRSGIRRAYETGRGTITVRAKVEIEVSSNGKETIIVSEIPYQVNKARLIEKIAELVREKRIDGISALRDESDRRGMRIVIEIRKDANANVVLNNLYKQTAMQSNFGVNMLALVDGQPKILSLKEVLHYYLEHQKVVITRRTQFELKKAEDRAHILEGLRIALDHIDEIISIIRSSRTGEEAKPVLMERFNLSERQAQAILDMRLVRLSGLEREKIENEYKELQVLIEELKAILADEEKLIQIIRNEMLEIKEKYNDTRRTEIAAGGLEMIEDEDLIPREDSVVTLTHNGYIKRLASNTYKSQKRGGRGVQGMGTNEDDFVEHLLFTSTHDAILFFTSKGKVFVTKGYEIPEYGRTAKGLPIVNLLNLDKEEKVTAMIRSEAYQEDAYFIFTTKLGITKRTPLSQFANIRKNGLLAINLHEEDELISVQLTDGTKDIIIGTRDGMLIRFKEEDIRSMGRTAAGVRGIKLRKGDYVVGMEIIEPGHEILVVTEKGYGKRTPENEYRLQSRGGVGLKTIQITDKNGPMCALKTVNGTEDIMLITINGILIRMDVNDISVIGRSTQGVRLIRLSDEELVATVARVKKDEDEDEDEEELDTSDDNELLESPESSNQDNESSETEE, from the coding sequence TTGTCTGAAAATCAACACTCTGGTGTTAAACAAATTAAAATTAGTGAAGAAGTACAAACATCTTTTTTAAGTTATGCAATGAGCGTTATTGTATCACGTGCGTTACCAGATGTAAGGGATGGATTAAAACCTGTACATCGTCGTATTTTATATGGTATGCATGAGTTAGGGAATTATTCTGATAAACCATTTAAGAAAAGTGCTCGTATTGTTGGGGACGTAATGGGGAAATATCACCCACACGGTGACTCTTCTATTTATGATGCCATGGTTCGTATGGCTCAAGATTTTAGCTATCGTTATATGTTAGTTGATGGTCATGGTAACTTTGGATCTGTTGACGGCGACGGGGCTGCAGCGATGCGTTACACAGAATCACGTATGTCTAAAATTGCGATGGAAATGCTTAGAGACATTAATAAAGATACAATTGACTACCAAGATAACTATGATGGATCTGAAAAAGAACCAGTCGTACTACCAAGCAGATTCCCTAATTTCTTAGTGAATGGTGCATCTGGGATTGCTGTTGGGATGGCAACAAATGTGCCACCACATCAATTAGGTGAAACAATTGATGCAGTTATAGCATTGTCAGAAAATCCTTCAATTACAACTGAAGAATTAATGGAGGTTATTCCAGGTCCTGACTTCCCAACAGGTGGTATCATTTTAGGCCGCAGTGGGATACGCCGAGCATATGAGACTGGTCGTGGAACAATAACAGTCCGTGCTAAAGTAGAAATTGAAGTTAGCTCTAATGGGAAAGAAACTATTATAGTCTCAGAAATACCTTATCAAGTAAACAAAGCAAGATTAATTGAAAAAATTGCTGAATTAGTTCGAGAGAAGAGAATTGATGGAATTTCAGCTTTAAGAGATGAATCTGACAGACGTGGTATGCGTATCGTTATTGAAATTCGTAAAGATGCTAATGCGAATGTCGTATTAAATAATCTTTATAAACAAACTGCCATGCAATCAAACTTTGGTGTTAATATGCTTGCTTTAGTAGACGGACAACCAAAAATTTTAAGTCTAAAAGAAGTTTTACATTACTATTTAGAACACCAAAAGGTTGTAATAACTCGACGTACACAATTCGAGTTAAAGAAAGCAGAAGACCGTGCACATATCTTAGAAGGATTACGAATTGCACTTGATCATATAGATGAGATTATTTCTATTATACGTTCGTCACGTACAGGTGAAGAAGCAAAACCAGTATTAATGGAGCGTTTCAATTTATCTGAACGGCAAGCACAGGCAATCTTAGATATGCGACTTGTACGCTTGAGTGGACTAGAACGTGAAAAAATAGAAAATGAATATAAAGAACTTCAAGTTTTAATTGAGGAATTGAAAGCTATTTTAGCTGATGAAGAAAAACTAATTCAAATTATCCGAAATGAAATGCTTGAAATTAAAGAAAAATATAACGATACACGCCGAACAGAAATTGCAGCTGGCGGTTTAGAGATGATTGAAGACGAAGACTTAATACCTCGTGAAGACTCAGTTGTAACTTTAACACATAATGGTTACATAAAGAGATTAGCTTCTAATACTTATAAGAGTCAGAAACGTGGAGGTCGTGGTGTCCAAGGTATGGGTACTAACGAAGATGATTTCGTTGAACACCTACTCTTTACTTCAACACATGACGCTATACTATTCTTTACATCTAAAGGGAAAGTGTTCGTAACTAAAGGATACGAAATACCAGAGTATGGCCGTACTGCTAAAGGATTGCCGATTGTAAACCTTTTAAATCTAGATAAAGAAGAAAAAGTAACTGCAATGATTCGTTCTGAGGCTTATCAAGAAGATGCATATTTCATCTTTACAACGAAATTAGGTATAACTAAACGTACACCACTTTCTCAATTTGCTAATATTCGTAAAAATGGGCTACTTGCAATCAATTTACATGAAGAGGATGAATTGATTTCTGTTCAATTAACAGATGGCACTAAGGATATTATAATAGGTACTCGTGATGGTATGCTTATTCGTTTCAAAGAGGAAGATATTCGTTCTATGGGTCGTACTGCTGCAGGGGTTCGTGGTATTAAATTACGAAAAGGCGACTATGTAGTTGGTATGGAAATTATAGAACCGGGACATGAAATATTAGTCGTAACAGAAAAAGGTTACGGTAAACGCACACCAGAAAACGAATATCGCTTACAAAGTCGCGGTGGTGTCGGGCTAAAAACAATTCAAATAACTGATAAAAATGGACCTATGTGTGCATTGAAAACAGTTAACGGCACAGAAGATATTATGTTAATAACAATAAATGGTATCCTTATTCGAATGGATGTTAATGATATATCGGTTATCGGAAGATCGACGCAAGGTGTCCGATTAATCCGACTGTCAGATGAAGAATTAGTAGCAACTGTAGCTAGAGTTAAAAAAGATGAAGATGAAGATGAGGATGAAGAAGAACTAGATACTAGCGATGATAACGAATTGTTAGAAAGTCCAGAATCATCTAATCAAGATAATGAGTCCAGTGAAACAGAAGAGTAA
- a CDS encoding PLP-dependent aminotransferase family protein has protein sequence MDMLIFELKKNSNKPLYEQLYSEIKNAIISKRIEVGTKLPSKRKLAEFLNISQTTIEIAYAQLLAEGYIISLPRVGYFVEAIDELPYIEKSPDYEVVQPILKQSYRIDFHPGTIDLDGFPFSTWRKYAKNLFDDQFKELLLTGHPQGEYELRTEISKYLFQSRGVLCSPEQIVIGSGTEQLLPMIIRLFDKSFEFAIENPGYQTVNRILSQHHRKVYPIPVDDEGMQISELDKVNANIVYITPSHQFPTGAVLSATRRSQVLNWASQQENRYIIEDDYDSEFRYFGKPISSLQGLDANEKVIYMSTFTKSLMPSLRVAYFVLPKSLLSKYNRIFTYYDSTVPRFDQHILANFMKDGHFAKHLNRMRKIYKKKHDRMTEVLESNYPTVRISGEHTGMNILISFPHHLSEAELKQKAADNSIGVYPISDYMIKPIDSIHPKFLLGFGGLSLNSIEQAIHELMASWGIERANPLN, from the coding sequence ATGGATATGCTTATTTTTGAACTTAAAAAAAACTCAAATAAACCTCTATATGAACAATTATATTCAGAAATTAAAAATGCAATTATATCAAAGCGGATAGAAGTTGGGACGAAATTACCTTCAAAGCGTAAACTTGCCGAATTTTTAAATATTAGTCAGACAACTATAGAAATTGCTTATGCTCAATTACTAGCAGAAGGATACATCATATCATTACCGCGTGTTGGCTATTTTGTAGAGGCTATAGACGAACTTCCATACATTGAAAAAAGCCCAGATTATGAAGTCGTTCAACCAATTTTAAAGCAATCATATCGAATTGACTTTCACCCTGGAACAATCGATTTAGATGGATTTCCCTTTTCAACATGGAGAAAATATGCAAAAAACTTATTCGATGACCAGTTTAAAGAACTTCTACTTACTGGACATCCACAAGGCGAATATGAACTTCGCACTGAAATCTCTAAGTACCTTTTTCAATCAAGAGGTGTACTTTGTAGCCCTGAACAAATCGTCATAGGCTCTGGGACGGAACAGCTTTTACCAATGATTATTCGACTATTTGATAAGTCCTTTGAATTCGCTATTGAAAACCCAGGATACCAAACAGTAAACCGCATTTTATCTCAACATCATAGAAAAGTTTATCCCATACCAGTTGATGACGAAGGAATGCAAATAAGCGAATTAGACAAAGTTAATGCAAATATTGTATATATTACACCTTCTCATCAATTCCCAACAGGTGCGGTTCTTTCAGCAACAAGAAGATCACAAGTATTAAATTGGGCATCGCAACAAGAAAATCGATACATCATTGAAGATGATTATGATTCTGAATTTCGATATTTTGGAAAGCCTATCTCTTCACTGCAAGGGTTAGATGCAAATGAAAAAGTCATTTATATGAGTACTTTTACAAAATCACTTATGCCATCGTTACGAGTTGCGTATTTTGTTCTGCCAAAATCTTTACTCTCGAAATATAATAGAATTTTTACCTATTATGATTCGACTGTTCCGCGTTTCGATCAGCATATTTTAGCCAACTTTATGAAAGATGGACATTTTGCAAAACATTTAAATAGGATGCGTAAAATCTATAAGAAAAAGCATGATCGGATGACAGAAGTTTTAGAAAGTAATTATCCTACTGTTAGAATTTCTGGAGAGCATACTGGTATGAATATCCTGATTTCCTTTCCGCATCACTTATCTGAAGCGGAGTTAAAACAGAAAGCGGCAGATAATAGTATCGGCGTTTACCCTATCTCTGATTATATGATTAAACCAATTGATAGTATCCATCCTAAGTTTCTATTAGGCTTTGGTGGGCTAAGTTTGAATAGTATTGAACAAGCAATTCATGAATTAATGGCTTCATGGGGTATTGAAAGGGCCAATCCTTTAAATTAG